One Myxococcota bacterium genomic region harbors:
- a CDS encoding FAD-binding oxidoreductase — MEAKRIVPEPWVPDPQDVESFDVWGFRDTAFQLRDDGTVVLTGSRYPLCGEELAELLGWVHDTIHPAVRSDDRHPARYPPEIPSARSHAAFEDEMAKVLADDQISRDPEVRLRHGHGHTQEEMYAIKYGRIERVPDLVVFPTEHEQVVALVEAALRHDVCLVPYGGGTNVTDALRCPTNESRTIVSVDLSRMNRILWIDPENRMACIEAGAVGRQLVEQLAEHGFTLGHEPDSVEFSTLGGWIATHASGMKKNRYGNIEQIVLDVTAVTARGVLERSATVPRESVGIADARRWIFGSEGGLGIVTRAVVKLFPLPEKQVYGSIVFRDFESGFRFLRDLEREGIPPASVRLVDNMQFQLSQMLKGKRTGWKAWKSKLEKAFVVGLKGFDPETMCACTLVYEGGAEEVRTQQRHVRRLASRHGGLAGGAENGRRGYQLTFGIAYIRDWIMNHWMLAESFETSVPWSQALDLCERVKQRIRDEHRERGLPGKPFITCRITQLYDTGVAVYFYFATYYKGVENPSQVYAEIEHAARDEVLRCGGSLSHHHGIGKIRSPFLGRIQSGGMLEWGRQLKRAVDPTNVFGVGNQGFGEGPSSGNSTSRIQGEGGA; from the coding sequence TTGGAAGCGAAGCGCATCGTGCCCGAACCCTGGGTTCCCGACCCCCAGGACGTCGAGAGCTTCGACGTCTGGGGCTTCCGCGACACCGCCTTCCAGCTCCGCGACGACGGAACCGTCGTGCTCACCGGCTCGCGCTATCCGCTCTGCGGCGAAGAGCTGGCCGAGCTGTTGGGCTGGGTGCACGACACGATCCACCCGGCCGTGCGCTCCGACGATCGCCACCCGGCTCGCTACCCCCCCGAGATTCCGTCCGCGCGTTCCCACGCGGCCTTCGAAGACGAGATGGCGAAGGTTCTGGCCGACGATCAGATCTCCCGCGACCCGGAAGTCCGGTTGCGCCACGGCCATGGACACACCCAGGAAGAGATGTACGCCATCAAGTATGGGCGCATCGAGCGGGTGCCGGATCTGGTCGTGTTCCCCACCGAACACGAGCAGGTCGTCGCCCTGGTGGAAGCGGCCCTGCGACACGACGTCTGCCTGGTGCCCTACGGCGGTGGGACGAACGTCACCGATGCGCTGCGCTGCCCGACGAACGAGTCGCGCACGATCGTGTCGGTCGACCTCTCGCGTATGAACCGCATCCTGTGGATCGACCCCGAGAACCGGATGGCCTGCATCGAGGCCGGGGCGGTCGGACGGCAGCTCGTCGAGCAGCTCGCCGAGCACGGCTTCACGCTGGGTCACGAACCCGACAGCGTCGAGTTCTCGACCCTCGGCGGTTGGATCGCCACCCATGCCAGCGGCATGAAGAAGAACCGCTACGGGAACATCGAGCAGATCGTCCTCGATGTCACGGCCGTCACCGCCCGGGGTGTGCTCGAACGCAGCGCGACGGTTCCCCGCGAATCGGTCGGCATCGCCGACGCGCGACGCTGGATCTTCGGGTCCGAGGGCGGCCTGGGGATCGTGACCCGCGCCGTCGTGAAGCTCTTCCCCCTGCCCGAGAAGCAGGTCTACGGCTCGATCGTGTTCCGCGATTTCGAGAGCGGCTTCCGGTTCCTGCGCGACCTCGAGCGCGAAGGCATCCCGCCCGCGAGTGTGCGCCTGGTCGACAACATGCAGTTCCAGCTGAGCCAGATGCTCAAGGGAAAGCGCACCGGCTGGAAGGCCTGGAAGTCGAAGCTCGAGAAGGCGTTCGTCGTCGGGCTCAAGGGGTTCGATCCCGAAACGATGTGCGCGTGCACGCTCGTCTACGAGGGCGGCGCCGAGGAAGTCCGGACGCAGCAGCGTCACGTCCGCCGTCTCGCGTCGCGCCACGGCGGCCTGGCCGGGGGCGCCGAGAACGGTCGCCGCGGCTACCAGCTGACCTTTGGAATCGCCTACATCCGCGATTGGATCATGAACCACTGGATGCTGGCCGAGTCCTTCGAGACGTCGGTCCCGTGGAGTCAGGCCCTCGACCTCTGCGAACGGGTGAAGCAACGCATCCGCGATGAGCACCGGGAGCGCGGTCTCCCCGGGAAACCCTTCATCACCTGTCGCATCACCCAGCTCTACGACACGGGCGTCGCCGTCTACTTCTACTTCGCCACGTACTACAAGGGCGTCGAGAATCCGAGCCAAGTCTATGCCGAGATCGAGCACGCGGCGCGCGACGAGGTGCTGCGCTGCGGCGGTTCCCTCTCGCATCACCACGGCATCGGCAAGATCCGCAGCCCGTTCCTCGGCCGGATCCAATCCGGCGGCATGCTCGAGTGGGGACGCCAGCTGAAACGGGCGGTCGACCCGACCAACGTGTTCGGGGTGGGGAATCAGGGCTTCGGCGAAGGCCCCAGCTCGGGCAACAGCACCTCGCGGATCCAAGGCGAAGGCGGCGCGTAG